Proteins encoded together in one Sphingomonas radiodurans window:
- a CDS encoding copper resistance protein B: MIVLAMALAAAVPQIPATCAPEHAAMGHCNVAPVDSAPKSPDPAPGNASPPPPPTDRAAARFYDPAAVAAADRAMRKEHGGMQFGQVFFNLAEVQIRNGRDGYRWDGEGWFGGDRDRLVVKSEGEGIFRERVEAAEVQALYARALDPYWNLLAGVRQDLAAGPRRTYAAVGVEGLAPYWFDVEATLFLSDKGDVLARAEAWYDQRLTQRAILQPRVEVNLAAQDMPASRIGAGLSQAEVGVRLRYEIAREFAPYVGVSWERRFGNTARFARADGESTGGFALALGVRTWF, encoded by the coding sequence ATGATCGTGCTGGCGATGGCGCTCGCGGCAGCTGTCCCGCAGATCCCCGCTACCTGCGCTCCCGAACATGCCGCGATGGGGCATTGCAATGTCGCTCCGGTAGATTCCGCCCCGAAAAGCCCCGATCCGGCCCCGGGAAATGCCTCCCCACCGCCCCCGCCGACCGATCGCGCCGCCGCCCGCTTCTACGATCCGGCCGCCGTCGCGGCCGCCGATCGCGCGATGCGCAAGGAACATGGCGGGATGCAATTCGGCCAGGTCTTCTTCAATCTCGCCGAGGTCCAGATCCGCAACGGGCGTGATGGATATCGCTGGGATGGCGAGGGCTGGTTCGGCGGTGATCGCGATCGCCTCGTCGTAAAGTCCGAAGGAGAGGGCATTTTTCGCGAGCGCGTCGAGGCCGCGGAAGTCCAGGCGCTCTACGCCCGCGCGCTCGATCCGTACTGGAATCTGCTGGCCGGTGTCCGCCAGGATCTCGCCGCCGGCCCGCGCCGTACCTACGCCGCAGTCGGCGTGGAGGGCCTCGCGCCCTATTGGTTCGACGTCGAAGCCACCCTGTTCCTCTCCGACAAAGGCGATGTGCTGGCCCGCGCCGAAGCCTGGTACGACCAACGCCTCACCCAACGCGCCATCCTCCAGCCACGCGTCGAGGTGAACCTCGCGGCGCAGGACATGCCCGCCAGCCGGATTGGCGCCGGCCTGTCGCAGGCCGAAGTAGGCGTGCGCTTGCGCTATGAAATCGCGCGCGAATTTGCGCCTTATGTCGGCGTATCGTGGGAACGCCGGTTCGGAAACACCGCGCGGTTCGCGCGCGCGGATGGCGAAAGCACCGGCGGCTTTGCCCTGGCACTAGGCGTGCGCACCTGGTTCTAG
- a CDS encoding alpha/beta hydrolase: MATLDTRHLVDPELAPLLDAWPNVELSVEMLPAIRARSLPRPPAPPVDVRFDRMEAPGRDGAPAVPLHVYRANGADGALPCILHLHGGGYVAGKASELTDIHRALAADLACAIVSVDYRLAPETCFPGNVEDCYAALDFVMREADALGLDRTRIGVMGESAGGGLAAGLALLARDRGEHALAFQHLIYPMIDDRTCTEPPHPTAGEFIWNRAKNVFGWTALLGHAPGGADVSPYAAAARATDLAGLPPTFISTGALDLFVDEDLLYARRLIAAGVPTELHVYPGAFHAFNLVPGARTAQQSNRDSREALRRALHG; this comes from the coding sequence ATGGCAACGCTCGATACCCGGCACCTCGTCGATCCCGAACTCGCGCCGCTGCTCGACGCTTGGCCCAACGTCGAGCTGAGCGTGGAAATGCTGCCGGCAATCCGCGCTCGCTCGCTGCCGCGCCCGCCCGCCCCACCGGTCGATGTCCGGTTCGATCGGATGGAGGCGCCTGGACGCGACGGAGCGCCTGCCGTGCCGCTCCATGTGTATCGCGCGAACGGCGCCGATGGTGCGCTGCCGTGCATCCTGCACCTTCATGGCGGCGGGTATGTCGCGGGCAAGGCTAGCGAACTGACCGACATTCACCGCGCGCTGGCGGCGGACCTCGCCTGCGCGATTGTCTCGGTCGATTATCGCCTTGCGCCCGAGACGTGCTTCCCCGGCAATGTCGAGGATTGCTACGCCGCGCTCGATTTCGTGATGCGCGAGGCAGACGCGCTGGGGCTCGATCGCACGCGCATCGGCGTGATGGGCGAAAGCGCGGGCGGCGGGCTGGCCGCTGGGCTGGCGCTGCTCGCGCGTGATCGCGGCGAGCATGCGCTGGCGTTCCAGCATCTGATTTACCCAATGATCGACGATCGCACCTGTACTGAGCCGCCGCACCCGACCGCGGGCGAGTTCATCTGGAACCGCGCCAAGAACGTGTTCGGCTGGACCGCGCTGCTCGGCCACGCCCCCGGCGGCGCGGACGTATCGCCCTACGCCGCCGCCGCGCGCGCCACCGATCTCGCCGGCCTGCCGCCGACGTTCATTTCGACCGGTGCGCTCGATCTCTTCGTCGACGAGGATCTGCTGTACGCGCGGCGGCTGATCGCGGCCGGTGTGCCGACCGAGTTGCACGTCTATCCCGGCGCGTTCCACGCCTTCAATCTCGTGCCGGGCGCGCGCACCGCGCAGCAGTCGAACCGCGACAGCCGCGAGGCGCTGCGCCGCGCCCTGCACGGCTAG
- a CDS encoding O-antigen ligase family protein, translating into MSSLSANRVAPAPSFAEAATTMRLVAMAPLLLYALLTQLDAFGNQISARLPIGTTELILAALLGTTLLTLLLPTTHGVRGSHTGARLIAAMFCWAVFSWTMSLHRTEGLDYLQKLATALLPALCLLAIVDTPARMRWVMLAIIGAGAVSAAIIVIESRTGTRLVSTSIAATTAGFEGVARSAGGSDQNPTTAAQMLLVSVLLAGGLLFAGERRWRVVLAGVVALGGVALVFTSARSALIGLMLGAGLIALSFRHRGFFPLMVLGGIVAIIAAIPFLPATLVDRFAAIGNFGMDPTLYRRITYLRIGGDLIQQSPVWGVGPGNYPLYYVTDAYRWMPGREIFPRELHNTYLDAATEYGLVGFALFAATLGYALRSAWRAAQARSPELARLGMAAVVALAGLMAACFFMPHKDLRYLWLLVAIAIQCGRLRTAEERRG; encoded by the coding sequence ATGTCGTCGCTTTCGGCTAACCGCGTCGCACCCGCGCCGTCGTTCGCCGAAGCGGCGACGACGATGCGCCTGGTCGCGATGGCCCCGCTCCTCCTCTATGCGCTGCTCACTCAGCTCGATGCGTTCGGCAACCAGATTTCCGCGCGGCTGCCGATCGGCACGACCGAGCTGATCCTCGCCGCGCTGCTCGGCACGACGCTGCTGACCCTGCTGCTGCCGACTACCCATGGGGTGCGTGGCAGTCACACCGGCGCTCGGCTGATCGCGGCGATGTTCTGCTGGGCGGTGTTCAGCTGGACGATGTCTCTGCACCGCACCGAGGGGCTGGATTACCTCCAGAAGCTCGCGACTGCGCTGCTGCCGGCACTGTGCCTGCTAGCGATCGTCGACACGCCGGCACGGATGCGCTGGGTAATGCTGGCGATCATCGGTGCCGGCGCCGTCTCCGCAGCGATCATCGTGATCGAATCACGCACCGGCACGCGGCTCGTCTCGACCTCGATCGCCGCCACCACCGCGGGATTCGAGGGCGTGGCGCGCTCGGCGGGCGGATCGGACCAGAATCCCACCACGGCGGCGCAGATGCTGCTCGTATCGGTGTTGCTCGCGGGCGGATTGCTGTTCGCTGGCGAGCGACGGTGGCGCGTCGTGCTTGCCGGGGTGGTTGCGCTCGGCGGCGTCGCGCTGGTGTTCACCTCGGCGCGATCGGCGCTGATCGGGCTGATGCTGGGGGCGGGCCTAATCGCACTGTCATTCCGCCATCGCGGTTTCTTTCCGCTGATGGTGCTTGGCGGCATCGTCGCGATCATCGCCGCGATCCCGTTCCTGCCCGCGACACTGGTCGATCGGTTTGCCGCGATCGGCAATTTCGGGATGGATCCGACGCTGTATCGCCGGATCACCTATCTGCGCATCGGTGGCGACCTGATCCAGCAATCCCCGGTGTGGGGCGTGGGGCCGGGCAATTATCCGCTATATTATGTGACGGACGCCTATCGCTGGATGCCGGGGCGTGAGATCTTCCCGCGCGAGCTACACAATACCTATCTCGACGCCGCGACCGAATATGGCCTGGTCGGGTTCGCGCTGTTCGCCGCGACGCTCGGCTATGCGCTGCGATCGGCTTGGCGGGCGGCGCAGGCTCGGTCGCCCGAGCTTGCACGGCTCGGCATGGCGGCAGTGGTAGCGCTCGCGGGGCTGATGGCGGCGTGCTTCTTCATGCCGCACAAGGATCTACGCTATCTGTGGTTGCTGGTGGCGATCGCGATCCAATGTGGCCGGCTGCGCACTGCCGAGGAGCGGCGCGGATGA
- a CDS encoding SRPBCC family protein, translating to MADTIHQTSIENGQADDSPVTTTKNRSDAVEAATGSLIDAPADGNADTLVGRTVTINKPRAELYAYWRDFPRLATFMENVERIEPLDDRRTHWVVKAPGGTTVEWTAAITDEREGEYIAWASEEGADVPNSGRVDFRDAQGDRGTIVTATILYDPPAGIIGKVIAKMFQREPAIQARRDLRRFKQLMETGEIATGARNQRLLDEGKN from the coding sequence ATGGCCGATACGATCCACCAGACCAGCATAGAAAACGGACAGGCGGATGATTCGCCGGTCACGACTACCAAGAACAGATCCGACGCCGTCGAAGCTGCCACCGGCAGCTTGATCGACGCGCCCGCGGACGGCAACGCTGACACGTTGGTCGGCCGCACGGTGACGATCAACAAGCCGCGCGCAGAGCTATACGCTTACTGGCGCGACTTCCCCAGGCTCGCGACCTTCATGGAGAATGTCGAGCGGATCGAACCGCTGGATGATCGCCGCACGCACTGGGTGGTAAAGGCGCCAGGCGGCACCACCGTCGAATGGACCGCTGCGATCACCGATGAGCGTGAGGGCGAATACATCGCCTGGGCATCGGAAGAAGGCGCAGATGTGCCGAACAGCGGCCGGGTCGATTTCCGCGACGCGCAGGGCGATCGCGGGACGATCGTCACCGCGACGATCCTCTACGATCCACCCGCCGGCATCATCGGCAAGGTGATCGCCAAGATGTTCCAGCGCGAACCGGCGATCCAGGCGCGGCGTGATCTGCGCCGCTTCAAGCAACTCATGGAAACCGGCGAGATCGCCACCGGCGCGCGCAACCAGCGCCTGCTCGACGAAGGGAAGAACTGA
- a CDS encoding SDR family NAD(P)-dependent oxidoreductase — protein sequence MANKLAIITGASTGIGFELASIAGREGYDLIVVANEPLIDAAARDFEQFGTQVQSVEADLSTIDGVDRVLAAANGRPIDLVCANAGNSKGGAFLDQSVTDWRHSIDTNVTGTVYLLQKALQQMVARNSGKILVTGSIAGYIPGSFNAIYNATKAFIDNFTEALRNEIKDVDGVTLTTLMPGPVDTEFFARADMLDTPVGKSEAKADPATVAQDGWDALIAGKGHIVSGIANKLQVLASGVVPQAVLAQLHRGMAEPGSDKE from the coding sequence ATGGCCAATAAACTTGCCATCATTACCGGTGCATCGACCGGAATCGGCTTTGAGCTCGCCTCCATCGCCGGGCGCGAAGGATACGATTTGATCGTCGTCGCCAACGAACCGCTGATCGACGCCGCGGCGCGCGATTTCGAGCAGTTCGGCACGCAGGTTCAATCGGTCGAGGCCGATCTGTCGACGATCGACGGCGTCGATCGCGTGCTTGCCGCCGCGAACGGACGCCCGATCGATCTAGTGTGTGCGAATGCCGGCAACAGCAAGGGCGGCGCTTTTCTAGATCAGAGCGTCACTGACTGGCGCCACTCGATCGACACCAACGTCACCGGCACCGTCTATCTGTTGCAGAAGGCATTGCAGCAAATGGTCGCGCGCAATTCGGGCAAGATCCTCGTTACTGGTTCGATCGCGGGCTACATCCCCGGCAGCTTTAACGCGATCTACAACGCGACCAAGGCGTTCATCGACAACTTTACCGAAGCGCTGCGCAACGAGATCAAGGATGTCGACGGCGTCACGCTGACGACCCTGATGCCGGGGCCGGTAGACACCGAATTCTTTGCCCGCGCCGACATGCTCGACACGCCGGTGGGGAAGAGCGAGGCGAAGGCCGATCCCGCGACGGTGGCGCAGGATGGCTGGGATGCGCTGATTGCCGGCAAGGGGCACATCGTGTCTGGCATCGCGAACAAGTTGCAGGTGCTCGCGTCCGGCGTCGTACCGCAAGCGGTGTTGGCGCAATTGCATCGCGGCATGGCCGAGCCCGGGTCAGACAAGGAGTAA
- a CDS encoding YaiI/YqxD family protein codes for MWQSGAMLSPQILVDADACPVKDEVYRVAYRLNVPVTIVSNAHFRVPAHPLIARVVVDSGFDAADDWIAERADAAAVVVTADILLADRCLKAGATVIAPNGKSFTSSSIGNAVAVRAIMSDLRAGGDRIGGPAPFAKEDRSRFLSALDGALTKLLRNA; via the coding sequence ATGTGGCAGAGCGGCGCGATGCTCTCACCGCAGATTCTCGTCGATGCCGATGCTTGCCCGGTGAAGGACGAGGTGTATCGCGTCGCGTATCGGCTAAACGTGCCCGTAACGATCGTCAGCAATGCGCATTTCCGGGTGCCGGCGCACCCGCTGATCGCGCGCGTGGTGGTGGATAGCGGATTCGATGCGGCCGATGACTGGATCGCCGAGCGCGCTGATGCCGCCGCAGTCGTCGTTACCGCGGATATCCTGCTCGCGGATCGTTGCTTGAAGGCGGGCGCCACCGTCATCGCGCCGAACGGCAAGTCGTTCACCAGCAGCTCGATCGGCAATGCCGTGGCGGTGCGCGCGATCATGAGCGATCTGCGGGCGGGGGGTGATCGGATCGGGGGGCCGGCGCCGTTTGCGAAGGAGGATCGATCGCGGTTCTTGTCAGCGCTCGACGGTGCGCTCACGAAGCTGCTCCGCAACGCCTAG
- a CDS encoding GNAT family N-acetyltransferase encodes MIDLPLTADDRAAWDSLAATAGTANPFYDPAGVAAGMLLPEGGRPRLLLVRDGSGLLGALPITVQRRRGVAMYVENWDQRLRALGEPLIYDGAEEEFWRVALPALAGLPGHWLRLSALDAESASTRALFTVLKQTGGAHYVTRRYGRAVLHHGLSSEEHAAQHVRGKVLKEHRRLRARLADRGELRFDRLAPDADSEPWIDELFRLEETGWKGREGVAASADAATEACFRHLILAAQRADNLDFHRMSVGGQPIAMLANLEHGREAFQLKIAYDEAWASFSPGVLLEMAYLAYALDERGLARVDSCARAGHPMIDRIWPDRRQIVSLVVPHDRWSSRLLCRTQAAWRARRKPALNPAVEGSPA; translated from the coding sequence GTGATCGACTTGCCGTTAACGGCAGACGATCGCGCGGCGTGGGACAGTCTCGCCGCCACGGCGGGCACGGCCAATCCGTTCTATGACCCCGCTGGCGTTGCGGCCGGAATGTTGCTCCCGGAAGGCGGACGGCCTCGGTTATTGTTAGTCCGTGACGGCAGCGGACTGCTCGGCGCCTTGCCGATCACCGTTCAGCGACGCCGCGGTGTCGCGATGTACGTCGAAAATTGGGACCAGCGGCTGCGCGCTCTCGGCGAGCCACTGATCTACGACGGGGCCGAGGAGGAGTTCTGGCGCGTCGCCCTGCCGGCGCTCGCAGGCCTTCCCGGGCACTGGTTGCGACTGTCCGCGCTCGACGCCGAAAGTGCCTCGACGCGGGCGTTGTTCACGGTCCTGAAGCAGACTGGCGGAGCGCATTACGTTACCCGCCGCTACGGCCGGGCCGTGCTTCACCACGGGCTCAGCAGCGAGGAACACGCTGCCCAGCACGTCCGCGGCAAGGTATTGAAGGAGCACCGACGGTTGCGCGCGCGTTTGGCCGACCGCGGCGAACTTCGCTTCGATCGCCTTGCCCCTGATGCCGATTCTGAGCCTTGGATCGACGAGCTGTTCCGGCTCGAGGAGACTGGATGGAAGGGACGTGAGGGTGTCGCCGCCTCGGCCGACGCTGCCACGGAGGCCTGCTTCCGCCACCTGATCCTGGCGGCGCAGCGCGCGGACAACCTCGACTTTCATCGCATGAGCGTCGGCGGACAGCCGATCGCGATGCTCGCGAACCTCGAGCATGGGCGAGAGGCGTTCCAGCTCAAGATCGCTTATGACGAAGCGTGGGCGAGCTTCTCGCCCGGCGTGCTACTCGAAATGGCCTATCTGGCGTACGCGCTCGACGAACGCGGGCTGGCGCGGGTCGATAGCTGCGCGCGCGCCGGCCATCCGATGATCGACCGAATCTGGCCCGATCGGAGACAGATCGTGTCGCTCGTGGTGCCGCACGACCGCTGGTCGTCGCGCTTGCTCTGCCGTACGCAGGCCGCGTGGCGCGCGCGGCGGAAACCGGCGCTTAACCCTGCTGTGGAAGGATCGCCGGCATGA
- a CDS encoding zinc-dependent alcohol dehydrogenase has protein sequence MRALAWHGKHDVRVDTVDDPEILNPRDAIIKVTSTAICGSDLHLYDNYIPTMQSGDILGHEFMGEVVETGPKSTLKKGQRVVVPFTIACGSCFHCGKHQYSACDNGLPADNQDIAQTIYGQPMSGLFGYSHMTGGYSGGQAEYVRVPFSDVGPIVVPDGVPDEQVLFLSDILPTGWMAAENAGIEPGDTVAVWGCGPVGLFAVQSAFLMGAARVIAIDHFPHRLELAKKFGAETINFEESATYEALMEMTGGIGPDACIDSVGLEAHGMFVDNIVDQIKASTFLGTDRIHSIRQAIIACRKGGRISMPAVYGGFVDKFPLGAFMEKGLTLKTGQTHVQHYMPALLNAIMEGTIDTTFLISHTLPLENAPDGYSMFKNQQNEVTKVVLKPGLDRVTL, from the coding sequence ATGCGCGCTCTGGCCTGGCACGGGAAGCACGACGTGCGCGTCGATACGGTCGACGATCCCGAAATCCTCAATCCGCGTGACGCGATCATCAAGGTCACTTCGACGGCGATCTGCGGTTCTGACCTTCATCTCTACGACAATTACATCCCGACGATGCAGTCGGGCGACATTCTCGGCCATGAGTTCATGGGTGAGGTTGTCGAGACGGGCCCCAAGTCGACCCTGAAGAAGGGCCAGCGCGTCGTGGTGCCGTTCACCATCGCCTGCGGCTCGTGCTTCCATTGCGGCAAGCATCAATATTCGGCGTGCGACAATGGCCTGCCGGCCGACAATCAGGATATCGCGCAGACGATTTACGGCCAGCCGATGAGCGGGCTCTTCGGCTATAGCCATATGACCGGAGGCTATTCGGGCGGGCAGGCGGAATATGTCCGCGTGCCGTTCAGCGACGTCGGCCCGATCGTCGTTCCCGATGGCGTGCCGGACGAGCAGGTGCTGTTCCTGTCGGACATCCTGCCGACTGGCTGGATGGCGGCGGAGAATGCCGGCATCGAACCGGGCGATACGGTCGCGGTATGGGGCTGCGGTCCGGTCGGGCTTTTCGCGGTGCAGTCGGCGTTTCTGATGGGTGCAGCGCGCGTGATCGCGATCGATCATTTCCCGCATCGGCTGGAGCTCGCCAAGAAGTTCGGCGCGGAGACGATCAACTTCGAGGAAAGCGCGACCTACGAAGCACTGATGGAAATGACCGGCGGGATCGGTCCGGACGCCTGCATCGATTCGGTCGGGCTCGAAGCGCACGGCATGTTTGTCGACAACATCGTCGATCAGATCAAGGCATCGACTTTCCTCGGCACGGATCGCATCCACTCGATCCGGCAAGCGATCATCGCGTGCCGCAAGGGCGGGCGCATCTCGATGCCTGCGGTCTATGGCGGGTTCGTCGACAAGTTTCCGCTCGGCGCGTTCATGGAAAAGGGCCTGACGCTCAAGACCGGGCAGACGCACGTCCAACATTACATGCCCGCGTTGCTCAACGCGATCATGGAAGGGACGATCGATACGACCTTCCTGATCAGCCACACGCTGCCGCTCGAAAATGCGCCCGACGGCTACAGCATGTTCAAGAACCAGCAGAACGAGGTGACGAAGGTCGTGCTGAAGCCCGGGCTCGACCGCGTTACCCTTTGA
- a CDS encoding cupin-like domain-containing protein: MTAPACFAPEGLRDFAAAYPGGSAPVAHRLHDHPLFRIDALADLAERLPASHVEHNLGNLAVDQRPDAIPRAALSPGEIVRTLADNGCWMVLKKVDVDPAYAALINACLAEIAPVATRTTGAYRRREAFIFLSAPNSVTPFHMDPEHNILLQIAGSKTMRVYPAGDLSIVPQTVHEAFHRGGAHRNMRHDPKFDAHARDFAMGPGQAVYVPVKAPHWVQNGPEPSISFSITWRSRMSDGEARLHRVNQRMRRLGIAPGAPGASPGTDAAKVAGHRLVKGAVALARRAVGKERDRAAY; the protein is encoded by the coding sequence ATGACCGCGCCAGCATGTTTCGCCCCCGAAGGTCTCCGCGATTTCGCCGCCGCCTACCCGGGCGGATCGGCGCCCGTAGCGCATCGCCTGCACGATCATCCGCTGTTCCGGATCGACGCGCTGGCGGATCTCGCCGAGCGGCTGCCGGCGAGCCACGTCGAGCACAATCTCGGCAATCTCGCGGTCGATCAGCGACCCGATGCGATCCCCCGCGCGGCGCTGTCGCCGGGCGAGATCGTTCGGACATTGGCGGACAATGGCTGCTGGATGGTGCTGAAGAAGGTCGATGTCGATCCCGCCTATGCCGCGCTGATCAACGCATGCCTCGCCGAAATCGCGCCGGTCGCAACTCGCACGACGGGGGCATATCGCCGCCGCGAAGCCTTTATCTTCCTCTCCGCGCCAAACTCGGTGACGCCGTTCCACATGGATCCGGAGCACAATATCCTGCTCCAGATCGCGGGCAGCAAGACGATGCGCGTCTATCCCGCGGGTGACCTTTCGATCGTGCCGCAGACCGTCCACGAGGCGTTCCACCGTGGCGGCGCGCATCGCAACATGCGCCACGATCCCAAGTTTGACGCACATGCGCGCGATTTCGCGATGGGGCCGGGCCAGGCGGTGTACGTGCCGGTGAAGGCGCCGCACTGGGTGCAGAACGGGCCGGAGCCGTCGATCTCGTTCAGCATCACATGGCGCTCGCGCATGAGCGACGGCGAGGCACGGCTGCATCGTGTGAACCAGCGGATGCGCCGCCTCGGCATCGCGCCGGGGGCGCCGGGGGCGTCGCCCGGAACGGATGCGGCGAAGGTCGCCGGACACCGGCTGGTAAAAGGCGCGGTGGCCCTGGCGCGCCGCGCGGTCGGCAAGGAGCGCGATCGGGCGGCTTACTAG
- a CDS encoding glycosyltransferase family 4 protein, producing the protein MKLAVIVTEFPKSTETFIYRDLVTFLEAGVEVRLYHLAPYRARQTLHGFAAPLKERAVDPGFWRPAALGRALVRRPGALLGSVTQMLWAYRRHPKLAAKSLALVPKALAITQDARAWGATHVHAEFAGHPATAAWLGARLGGLPYSVSCRAHDLFRTQALLPAKLGEAAAVRTVSDFGRAFVRERVAGMGARAVHVIHSSVDVGRIDPVETVPATDPFHILYVGALEPKKGVGHLFDALVIANARLGNWRCTLIGHGPDAELLKARAAALGLGDRVTFAGMQPFERVAEAYRTASVCVAPSVIGPNGRQEGIPNVMIEALAYQRPAITTNISGIPELIRDGDTGLLVPPGDPQALATALLRVRDDPEAALAMARRGRAHVEQEFDLAVNARRQLALFFPD; encoded by the coding sequence ATGAAGCTTGCCGTCATCGTCACCGAATTTCCCAAGTCGACCGAGACGTTCATCTATCGCGACCTCGTCACCTTTCTGGAGGCGGGGGTCGAGGTGCGGCTGTACCATCTCGCGCCGTATCGCGCGCGCCAGACGCTGCACGGCTTTGCCGCGCCGCTGAAGGAGCGCGCGGTCGATCCCGGCTTTTGGCGACCGGCCGCGCTTGGCCGCGCGCTGGTGCGTCGGCCGGGCGCCTTGCTCGGCAGTGTGACGCAGATGCTGTGGGCATACCGGCGGCATCCGAAGCTTGCCGCCAAGTCGCTCGCGTTGGTGCCGAAGGCGCTCGCGATCACCCAGGATGCGCGGGCTTGGGGCGCTACCCATGTCCATGCCGAATTCGCCGGCCATCCCGCTACCGCTGCCTGGCTGGGCGCTCGGCTGGGCGGCTTGCCCTATTCGGTAAGCTGCCGCGCGCATGATCTGTTTCGCACCCAGGCGCTGCTGCCCGCGAAGCTTGGCGAAGCGGCGGCAGTGCGCACCGTCAGCGATTTCGGGCGCGCTTTCGTGCGCGAGCGGGTTGCGGGGATGGGAGCCCGCGCGGTGCATGTGATCCACTCGTCGGTCGATGTCGGGCGGATCGATCCGGTCGAGACCGTTCCGGCGACGGACCCGTTCCACATCCTGTACGTCGGCGCGCTGGAGCCGAAGAAGGGCGTCGGCCATCTCTTCGATGCGCTGGTGATTGCGAACGCGCGGTTGGGGAACTGGCGCTGCACGCTGATCGGCCACGGCCCTGACGCGGAGCTGTTGAAGGCGCGCGCCGCCGCGCTGGGACTTGGCGATCGCGTGACCTTCGCCGGGATGCAGCCGTTCGAGAGGGTGGCCGAAGCGTATCGCACCGCGAGCGTCTGCGTCGCGCCGAGCGTCATCGGCCCGAACGGCCGGCAGGAGGGCATCCCCAACGTGATGATCGAGGCGCTCGCCTACCAGCGCCCGGCGATCACGACCAACATCTCAGGGATTCCCGAGCTGATCCGCGACGGCGATACAGGGCTGTTGGTGCCGCCGGGCGATCCACAGGCGCTGGCGACCGCGCTGCTGCGGGTGCGCGACGATCCCGAGGCGGCACTGGCGATGGCACGGCGTGGGCGCGCGCACGTCGAGCAGGAATTCGATCTCGCCGTGAACGCGCGGCGGCAGCTGGCGCTGTTCTTCCCGGACTGA